A single genomic interval of Alligator mississippiensis isolate rAllMis1 chromosome 15, rAllMis1, whole genome shotgun sequence harbors:
- the LOC102567632 gene encoding uncharacterized protein LOC102567632 isoform X2 has protein sequence MRRDRAPERAASWPADHVTVLISYWAEAAAVHDLGSHGRNRVVYDGISQRLAQLGIYRTGDQCREKMKALKVAYRKAKENNAAGRPPMRCPFYEEMDCIMRGGGGNGGPRATFFSDTGDVASGLEMPEGTAASERWGLSRSWGCPATASRSWGPQESGACPSRAQAALGEVCTVRVKEEETSGEELPPEPDPSVSAGEETELAPRRLTLALDRLAQLRVRKRKAREEGPAEAARGAGPKHGRSHLLELKRTRRASAWRAEERQSLAEFMQHDREMRLEERDFQAQLLEQLLQRQLEALQAVVQAPAPASAPQERGEPVEGVGTGLQFQALLEQAVRDRGHGKDVEVGTAELWGEPGAAGKAPVPAQYWTADEILRWLVPQQPVNGQQPRCQEGSQGLRLLPSGGSVPTTVWGAGGKHSAEVKGADEAEGGVEAPTARQRFLGFRYEAAAGPREAYGCLQELCWRWLQPEVHSKEQVLERLVLEQFLSLLPERVQRWVQERCPESGSEAVGLAEDFLLPQRQARQLQPQVLEPPWGGAEGPGAAEQVLLGQEQRETDRDLAQEDRGSAGPLASPLLGLSSAALRDLQAALGTISRVLSERRPPGAKAPPDVAQSPGALLPADTHVS, from the exons ATGCGGCGGGATCGGGCGCCGGAGCGCGCGGCCAGCTGGCCGGCCGACCACGTCACGGTGCTGATCTCCTACTGGGCCGAGGCAGCGGCCGTGCACGACCTGGGCTCGCACGGGCGCAACCGCGTCGTGTACGACGGCATCTCGCAGCGCCTGGCGCAGCTGGGGATCTACCGCACTGGCGACCAGTGCCGCGAGAAGATGAAGGCACTGAAGGTGGCCTACCGCAAGGCCAAGGAGAACAACGCGGCTGGGCGCCCGCCCATGCGCTGCCCCTTCTACGAGGAGATGGACTGCATCATGCGGGGCGGTGGAGGCAACGGCGGCCCCCGCGCCACCTTCTTCTCTGACACTGGCGATGTGGCCTCGGGCCTGGAGATGCCGGAGGGCACTGCCGCCTCGGAGCGCTGGGGCCTGTCGCGGAGCTGGGGCTGCCCGGCCACGGCCTCGCGCAGCTGGGGGCCGCAGGAGTCAGGCGCCTGCCCGTCCAGGGCGCAGGCTGCGCTGGGTGAGGTGTGCACCGTCCGCGTGAAGGAGGAGGAGACGTCCGGGGAGGAGCTGCCCCCTGAGCCCG ACCCGTCTGTGTCCGCGGGGGAGGAGACGGAGTTGGCACCGCGGCGCCTCACCTTGGCGCTGGACCGGCTGGCTCAGCTGCGAGTGCGGAAGCGCAAGGCACGGGAGGAGGGGCCGGCGGAGGCAGCGCGGGGTGCAGGACCCAAGCACGGGCGCTCTCACCTGCTGGAGCTGAAGCGGACCCGGCGTGCGAGCGCCTGGAGGGCGGAGGAGCGGCAGAGCCTGGCGGAGTTCATGCAGCATGACCGGGAGATGCGGCTTGAGGAGCGGGACTTCCAAGcgcagctgctggagcagctgctgcagagacaACTGGAAGCGCTGCAGGCCGtggtgcaggccccagccccagcctcagccccgcaGGAACGGGGGGAGCCGGTGGAGGGTGTGGGCACGGGGCTGCAGTTCCAGgcgctgctggagcaggcagtgcGGGACAGGGGCCACGGCAAGGACGTAGAAGTGGGCACGGCGGAGCtctggggggagccaggggcagcagggaaagcccCCGTCCCGGCACAGTACTGGACAGCAGATGAGATCCTGCGCTGGCTGGTGCCTCAGCAGCCAGTGAACGGGCAGCAGCCGCGGTGCCAGGAGGGGTCACAGGGCCTCCGGCTCCTGCCTTCTGGGGGGTCAGTGCCCACCAcggtgtggggggctggggggaagcacAGTGCAGAGGTCAAAGGAGCAGATGAGGCTGAGGGGGGCGTGGAGGCCCCAACAGCACGGCAGCGCTTCCTGGGCTTCCGCTACGAGGCCGCAGCGGGGCCACGTGAGGCttatggctgcctgcaggagctgtgctggcGCTGGCTGCAGCCGGAGGTGCAcagcaaggagcaggtgctggagcggctggtgctggagcagttcctgagCCTGCTGCCGGAGCGGGTGCAGCGCTGGGTGCAGGAGCGGTGCCCTGAGAGTGGCTCTGAGGCTGTGGGCCTGGCTGAGGACTTCCTGCTGCCACAGCGCCAGGCcagacagctgcagccccag GTGCTGGAGCCTCCCTGGGGAGGGGCTGAAGGTCCTGGTGCTGCGGAGCAGGTGCTCCTGGGCCAggagcagagagagacagacagggacCTTGCACAGGAGGATCGTGGGAGTGCTGGTCCGCTGG CCTCCCCCctactggggctgagcagtgcagCTCTGCgggacctgcaggctgctctgggaACCATCTCGCGTGTGCTGAGTGAGCGGAGACCACCTGGTGCCAAGGCCCCCCCGGAcgttgcccagagcccaggtgcgCTGCTGCCTGCGGACACGCAT gtctcaTGA
- the LOC102567080 gene encoding translation initiation factor IF-2 isoform X2 translates to MLPASATRTWSPPGRHEPRVLAGAPGSRSSGVPSAARGWRGRRRLPRAPASPGPAASRPGPSRRARLSLRSRTALPGLRARTQRSRPRPLPLPRSPAPRTPAPLPGRTGGGGPGQGAGPQEQAGLCGAERGCPCLGPGEPGCCTMEQGAPGTILLTQISPPSTRPKPLEKFQRGEPLAVGCVVSGSLSVAVSRNPKIPLMKMELALNSVSAVVAGVSIVMLCLSVMFTHNAHSCYWHQGKRNCDYPPKEVQDILLALSLVLMALTLLQLCLALTRAAFGCKAICRDSYLDLAVIYQDTARPTDPTCTATSGAL, encoded by the exons ATGCTGCCCGCCTCGGCCACGCGCACCTGGTCCCCGCCGGGCCGGCACGAGCCCCGTGTCCTGGCCGGAGCCCCCGGCTCCCGCTCCTCCGGCGTCCCCTCGGctgcccggggctggcggggaagGCGCAGGCTGCCCCGGGCTCCCGCGTCCCCGGGACCCGCCGcgtcccggcccggcccgtcccGCCGGGCTCGACTCTCCCTGCGCTCGCGCACGGCGCTGCCCGGCCTGCGGGCAAGGACACAGCgcagccggccccggcccctgcccctgccccgcagccccgCGCCCCGCACACCCGCTCCGCTCCCGGGCAGGACGGGCGGGGGCGGGCCCGGGCAGGGGGCGGGTCCGCAGGAGCAGGCGGGTTTGTGCGGAGCCGAGCGGGGCTGTCCGTGTCTCGGCCCCGGG GAGCCAGGCTGCTGCACCATGGAGCAAGGGGCCCCTGGCACCATTCTGCTGACCCAAATCTCGCCCCCCAGCACTAGGCCAAAGCCCCTGGAGAAGTTCCAGCGGGGTGAGCCACTGGCTGTGGGG TGTGTGGTCTCGGGCTCCCTCTCCGTGGCAGTCTCCAGGAACCCCAAGATCCCGCTG ATGAAGATGGAGCTGGCCTTGAACTCAGTGAGCGCGGTAGTGGCTGGCGTGAGCATCGTGATGCTCTGCTTATCCGTGATGTTCACCCACAATGCCCACTCCTGCTACTGGCACCAGGGCAAGAGGAACTGTGACTATCCCCCCAAGGAGGTCCAG GACATCCTGCTCGCCCTCAGCCTGGTCCTCATGGCGCTGacgctgctgcagctctgcttggCACTGACCCGTGCAGCCTTCGGGTGCAAAGCCATCTGCCGGGACAGCTACCTTGATTTG GCTGTGATTTACCAGGACACAGCACGTCCCACTGACCCCACCTGCACCGCAACCTCTGGGGCCCTGTGA
- the LOC102567632 gene encoding uncharacterized protein LOC102567632 isoform X1 has protein sequence MRRDRAPERAASWPADHVTVLISYWAEAAAVHDLGSHGRNRVVYDGISQRLAQLGIYRTGDQCREKMKALKVAYRKAKENNAAGRPPMRCPFYEEMDCIMRGGGGNGGPRATFFSDTGDVASGLEMPEGTAASERWGLSRSWGCPATASRSWGPQESGACPSRAQAALGEVCTVRVKEEETSGEELPPEPDPSVSAGEETELAPRRLTLALDRLAQLRVRKRKAREEGPAEAARGAGPKHGRSHLLELKRTRRASAWRAEERQSLAEFMQHDREMRLEERDFQAQLLEQLLQRQLEALQAVVQAPAPASAPQERGEPVEGVGTGLQFQALLEQAVRDRGHGKDVEVGTAELWGEPGAAGKAPVPAQYWTADEILRWLVPQQPVNGQQPRCQEGSQGLRLLPSGGSVPTTVWGAGGKHSAEVKGADEAEGGVEAPTARQRFLGFRYEAAAGPREAYGCLQELCWRWLQPEVHSKEQVLERLVLEQFLSLLPERVQRWVQERCPESGSEAVGLAEDFLLPQRQARQLQPQVLEPPWGGAEGPGAAEQVLLGQEQRETDRDLAQEDRGSAGPLAPDLRGHAVPRVYAGGVGTVVGRRSRVAPGRSRLVKNGLESPPGERGPEELQAAAGQSLELRGASWGQNARATWGAAARGGHMDRAEPPADRTSSPYGRPPRCPSPEADGPLPRADSGSPWEVDGSTEGGAEGSAACPGGQSQCQGCTVLRAQLEAVQEELQVARASPLLGLSSAALRDLQAALGTISRVLSERRPPGAKAPPDVAQSPGALLPADTHVS, from the exons ATGCGGCGGGATCGGGCGCCGGAGCGCGCGGCCAGCTGGCCGGCCGACCACGTCACGGTGCTGATCTCCTACTGGGCCGAGGCAGCGGCCGTGCACGACCTGGGCTCGCACGGGCGCAACCGCGTCGTGTACGACGGCATCTCGCAGCGCCTGGCGCAGCTGGGGATCTACCGCACTGGCGACCAGTGCCGCGAGAAGATGAAGGCACTGAAGGTGGCCTACCGCAAGGCCAAGGAGAACAACGCGGCTGGGCGCCCGCCCATGCGCTGCCCCTTCTACGAGGAGATGGACTGCATCATGCGGGGCGGTGGAGGCAACGGCGGCCCCCGCGCCACCTTCTTCTCTGACACTGGCGATGTGGCCTCGGGCCTGGAGATGCCGGAGGGCACTGCCGCCTCGGAGCGCTGGGGCCTGTCGCGGAGCTGGGGCTGCCCGGCCACGGCCTCGCGCAGCTGGGGGCCGCAGGAGTCAGGCGCCTGCCCGTCCAGGGCGCAGGCTGCGCTGGGTGAGGTGTGCACCGTCCGCGTGAAGGAGGAGGAGACGTCCGGGGAGGAGCTGCCCCCTGAGCCCG ACCCGTCTGTGTCCGCGGGGGAGGAGACGGAGTTGGCACCGCGGCGCCTCACCTTGGCGCTGGACCGGCTGGCTCAGCTGCGAGTGCGGAAGCGCAAGGCACGGGAGGAGGGGCCGGCGGAGGCAGCGCGGGGTGCAGGACCCAAGCACGGGCGCTCTCACCTGCTGGAGCTGAAGCGGACCCGGCGTGCGAGCGCCTGGAGGGCGGAGGAGCGGCAGAGCCTGGCGGAGTTCATGCAGCATGACCGGGAGATGCGGCTTGAGGAGCGGGACTTCCAAGcgcagctgctggagcagctgctgcagagacaACTGGAAGCGCTGCAGGCCGtggtgcaggccccagccccagcctcagccccgcaGGAACGGGGGGAGCCGGTGGAGGGTGTGGGCACGGGGCTGCAGTTCCAGgcgctgctggagcaggcagtgcGGGACAGGGGCCACGGCAAGGACGTAGAAGTGGGCACGGCGGAGCtctggggggagccaggggcagcagggaaagcccCCGTCCCGGCACAGTACTGGACAGCAGATGAGATCCTGCGCTGGCTGGTGCCTCAGCAGCCAGTGAACGGGCAGCAGCCGCGGTGCCAGGAGGGGTCACAGGGCCTCCGGCTCCTGCCTTCTGGGGGGTCAGTGCCCACCAcggtgtggggggctggggggaagcacAGTGCAGAGGTCAAAGGAGCAGATGAGGCTGAGGGGGGCGTGGAGGCCCCAACAGCACGGCAGCGCTTCCTGGGCTTCCGCTACGAGGCCGCAGCGGGGCCACGTGAGGCttatggctgcctgcaggagctgtgctggcGCTGGCTGCAGCCGGAGGTGCAcagcaaggagcaggtgctggagcggctggtgctggagcagttcctgagCCTGCTGCCGGAGCGGGTGCAGCGCTGGGTGCAGGAGCGGTGCCCTGAGAGTGGCTCTGAGGCTGTGGGCCTGGCTGAGGACTTCCTGCTGCCACAGCGCCAGGCcagacagctgcagccccag GTGCTGGAGCCTCCCTGGGGAGGGGCTGAAGGTCCTGGTGCTGCGGAGCAGGTGCTCCTGGGCCAggagcagagagagacagacagggacCTTGCACAGGAGGATCGTGGGAGTGCTGGTCCGCTGG cTCCAGACCTGCGTGGCCATGCGGTACCTAGGGTATATGCAGGGGGCGTAGGGACGGTGGTGGGCCGCAGAAGCAGGGTGGCACCTGGAAGGAGCCGGCTGGTGAAGAATGGCCTGGAGTCACCACCTGGGGAGCGGggcccagaggagctgcaggcagcagcggggCAGTCGCTGGAGCTGCGCGGGGCCTCCTGGGGGCAGAATGCAAGGGCAACATGGGGAGCTGCAGCGCGAGGTGGTCACATGGACAGGGCTGAGCCTCCAGCAGACAGGACGTCCAGCCCCTATGGGAGGCCCCCCCGGTGCCCGAGCCCCGAGGCTGACGGCCCCTTGCCACGGGCAGACTCTGGATCACCATGGGAAGTGGACGGCAGCACCgaagggggggcagagggcagtgcAGCCTGTCCTGGGGGGCAatcccagtgccagggctgcaccgTGCTGCGGGCCCAGCTGGAGGCGGTGCAGGAGGAGCTGCAAGTGGCCAGAG CCTCCCCCctactggggctgagcagtgcagCTCTGCgggacctgcaggctgctctgggaACCATCTCGCGTGTGCTGAGTGAGCGGAGACCACCTGGTGCCAAGGCCCCCCCGGAcgttgcccagagcccaggtgcgCTGCTGCCTGCGGACACGCAT gtctcaTGA
- the LOC102567080 gene encoding membrane-spanning 4-domains subfamily A member 4A isoform X4, with protein sequence MEQGAPGTILLTQISPPSTRPKPLEKFQRGEPLAVGVTQVLTGIQQVAFGTVLILTFDFHYPALHLGAVVCTGLLCVVSGSLSVAVSRNPKIPLMKMELALNSVSAVVAGVSIVMLCLSVMFTHNAHSCYWHQGKRNCDYPPKEVQDILLALSLVLMALTLLQLCLALTRAAFGCKAICRDSYLDLAVIYQDTARPTDPTCTATSGAL encoded by the exons ATGGAGCAAGGGGCCCCTGGCACCATTCTGCTGACCCAAATCTCGCCCCCCAGCACTAGGCCAAAGCCCCTGGAGAAGTTCCAGCGGGGTGAGCCACTGGCTGTGGGG GTCACGCAGGTCCTCACAGGCATCCAGCAGGTCGCATTCGGAACCGTCCTGATCTTGACATTTGACTTCCACTACCCTGCTCTTCACCTGGGAGCAGTTGTCTGCACTGGCCTCCTG TGTGTGGTCTCGGGCTCCCTCTCCGTGGCAGTCTCCAGGAACCCCAAGATCCCGCTG ATGAAGATGGAGCTGGCCTTGAACTCAGTGAGCGCGGTAGTGGCTGGCGTGAGCATCGTGATGCTCTGCTTATCCGTGATGTTCACCCACAATGCCCACTCCTGCTACTGGCACCAGGGCAAGAGGAACTGTGACTATCCCCCCAAGGAGGTCCAG GACATCCTGCTCGCCCTCAGCCTGGTCCTCATGGCGCTGacgctgctgcagctctgcttggCACTGACCCGTGCAGCCTTCGGGTGCAAAGCCATCTGCCGGGACAGCTACCTTGATTTG GCTGTGATTTACCAGGACACAGCACGTCCCACTGACCCCACCTGCACCGCAACCTCTGGGGCCCTGTGA
- the LOC102567080 gene encoding translation initiation factor IF-2 isoform X3, translating to MLPASATRTWSPPGRHEPRVLAGAPGSRSSGVPSAARGWRGRRRLPRAPASPGPAASRPGPSRRARLSLRSRTALPGLRARTQRSRPRPLPLPRSPAPRTPAPLPGRTGGGGPGQGAGPQEQAGLCGAERGCPCLGPGEPGCCTMEQGAPGTILLTQISPPSTRPKPLEKFQRGEPLAVGVTQVLTGIQQVAFGTVLILTFDFHYPALHLGAVVCTGLLCVVSGSLSVAVSRNPKIPLMKMELALNSVSAVVAGVSIVMLCLSVMFTHNAHSCYWHQGKRNCDYPPKEVQAVIYQDTARPTDPTCTATSGAL from the exons ATGCTGCCCGCCTCGGCCACGCGCACCTGGTCCCCGCCGGGCCGGCACGAGCCCCGTGTCCTGGCCGGAGCCCCCGGCTCCCGCTCCTCCGGCGTCCCCTCGGctgcccggggctggcggggaagGCGCAGGCTGCCCCGGGCTCCCGCGTCCCCGGGACCCGCCGcgtcccggcccggcccgtcccGCCGGGCTCGACTCTCCCTGCGCTCGCGCACGGCGCTGCCCGGCCTGCGGGCAAGGACACAGCgcagccggccccggcccctgcccctgccccgcagccccgCGCCCCGCACACCCGCTCCGCTCCCGGGCAGGACGGGCGGGGGCGGGCCCGGGCAGGGGGCGGGTCCGCAGGAGCAGGCGGGTTTGTGCGGAGCCGAGCGGGGCTGTCCGTGTCTCGGCCCCGGG GAGCCAGGCTGCTGCACCATGGAGCAAGGGGCCCCTGGCACCATTCTGCTGACCCAAATCTCGCCCCCCAGCACTAGGCCAAAGCCCCTGGAGAAGTTCCAGCGGGGTGAGCCACTGGCTGTGGGG GTCACGCAGGTCCTCACAGGCATCCAGCAGGTCGCATTCGGAACCGTCCTGATCTTGACATTTGACTTCCACTACCCTGCTCTTCACCTGGGAGCAGTTGTCTGCACTGGCCTCCTG TGTGTGGTCTCGGGCTCCCTCTCCGTGGCAGTCTCCAGGAACCCCAAGATCCCGCTG ATGAAGATGGAGCTGGCCTTGAACTCAGTGAGCGCGGTAGTGGCTGGCGTGAGCATCGTGATGCTCTGCTTATCCGTGATGTTCACCCACAATGCCCACTCCTGCTACTGGCACCAGGGCAAGAGGAACTGTGACTATCCCCCCAAGGAGGTCCAG GCTGTGATTTACCAGGACACAGCACGTCCCACTGACCCCACCTGCACCGCAACCTCTGGGGCCCTGTGA
- the LOC102567080 gene encoding membrane-spanning 4-domains subfamily A member 15 isoform X1 yields MLPASATRTWSPPGRHEPRVLAGAPGSRSSGVPSAARGWRGRRRLPRAPASPGPAASRPGPSRRARLSLRSRTALPGLRARTQRSRPRPLPLPRSPAPRTPAPLPGRTGGGGPGQGAGPQEQAGLCGAERGCPCLGPGEPGCCTMEQGAPGTILLTQISPPSTRPKPLEKFQRGEPLAVGVTQVLTGIQQVAFGTVLILTFDFHYPALHLGAVVCTGLLCVVSGSLSVAVSRNPKIPLMKMELALNSVSAVVAGVSIVMLCLSVMFTHNAHSCYWHQGKRNCDYPPKEVQDILLALSLVLMALTLLQLCLALTRAAFGCKAICRDSYLDLAVIYQDTARPTDPTCTATSGAL; encoded by the exons ATGCTGCCCGCCTCGGCCACGCGCACCTGGTCCCCGCCGGGCCGGCACGAGCCCCGTGTCCTGGCCGGAGCCCCCGGCTCCCGCTCCTCCGGCGTCCCCTCGGctgcccggggctggcggggaagGCGCAGGCTGCCCCGGGCTCCCGCGTCCCCGGGACCCGCCGcgtcccggcccggcccgtcccGCCGGGCTCGACTCTCCCTGCGCTCGCGCACGGCGCTGCCCGGCCTGCGGGCAAGGACACAGCgcagccggccccggcccctgcccctgccccgcagccccgCGCCCCGCACACCCGCTCCGCTCCCGGGCAGGACGGGCGGGGGCGGGCCCGGGCAGGGGGCGGGTCCGCAGGAGCAGGCGGGTTTGTGCGGAGCCGAGCGGGGCTGTCCGTGTCTCGGCCCCGGG GAGCCAGGCTGCTGCACCATGGAGCAAGGGGCCCCTGGCACCATTCTGCTGACCCAAATCTCGCCCCCCAGCACTAGGCCAAAGCCCCTGGAGAAGTTCCAGCGGGGTGAGCCACTGGCTGTGGGG GTCACGCAGGTCCTCACAGGCATCCAGCAGGTCGCATTCGGAACCGTCCTGATCTTGACATTTGACTTCCACTACCCTGCTCTTCACCTGGGAGCAGTTGTCTGCACTGGCCTCCTG TGTGTGGTCTCGGGCTCCCTCTCCGTGGCAGTCTCCAGGAACCCCAAGATCCCGCTG ATGAAGATGGAGCTGGCCTTGAACTCAGTGAGCGCGGTAGTGGCTGGCGTGAGCATCGTGATGCTCTGCTTATCCGTGATGTTCACCCACAATGCCCACTCCTGCTACTGGCACCAGGGCAAGAGGAACTGTGACTATCCCCCCAAGGAGGTCCAG GACATCCTGCTCGCCCTCAGCCTGGTCCTCATGGCGCTGacgctgctgcagctctgcttggCACTGACCCGTGCAGCCTTCGGGTGCAAAGCCATCTGCCGGGACAGCTACCTTGATTTG GCTGTGATTTACCAGGACACAGCACGTCCCACTGACCCCACCTGCACCGCAACCTCTGGGGCCCTGTGA